The Nitrospira tepida genome includes a window with the following:
- the cydB gene encoding cytochrome d ubiquinol oxidase subunit II: METLWFVLLAFMLTVYVVLDGFDFGTGIVYLFVARADEERRALLAAIGPVWNGNEVWLIASGGLLFFAFPRAYAAGFSGFYLALIIVLWLFILRGLSLELRSHFDQPLWTGFWDAGFALASLLLAVVFGAALGNLIRGVPLNADGYFFTPFWTDFLPGPEPGILDWFTLLMALTTTAILTLHGANYVVMKTSGETARRASYLARQSGWTVVVLTLVALSVVPFVQPTIHNNYDAHPIGWTFPLLAVGGMGLTIWAGRHGQEVASFGGSSLLIIGLLAATAWGVYPNLLTATGGASVNSLTIDNAAASPHGLTVGLGWFCVGIVLVALYSVSVHRMFWGKVPQRDLASDRR, translated from the coding sequence GTGGAAACTCTGTGGTTTGTTCTGTTGGCCTTCATGCTGACCGTCTATGTCGTGCTTGACGGGTTCGACTTCGGGACCGGCATCGTCTACCTGTTTGTCGCAAGGGCCGACGAGGAACGGCGGGCGCTCCTTGCCGCCATCGGGCCTGTGTGGAATGGGAACGAGGTCTGGCTGATCGCCTCGGGAGGGCTCTTGTTTTTCGCATTCCCGCGCGCCTACGCCGCTGGTTTCAGCGGCTTTTACCTCGCGCTGATCATCGTCTTGTGGTTGTTCATCCTGCGGGGGCTGTCGCTCGAGTTGCGGTCCCATTTCGACCAGCCCCTCTGGACCGGCTTCTGGGATGCAGGCTTCGCCCTGGCCAGCCTGCTGCTGGCGGTCGTGTTCGGGGCTGCCTTGGGGAACCTGATTCGGGGCGTTCCGCTCAATGCCGACGGGTACTTCTTTACACCCTTCTGGACGGATTTTCTGCCGGGACCGGAGCCAGGCATCCTGGACTGGTTTACGCTGCTTATGGCACTCACGACAACGGCCATTCTCACGCTCCATGGGGCGAACTATGTCGTGATGAAGACCAGCGGAGAAACGGCACGCCGGGCATCCTATCTGGCCAGGCAGAGCGGCTGGACCGTCGTGGTCCTGACGCTTGTTGCATTGAGCGTCGTGCCGTTCGTGCAGCCGACGATCCATAACAACTATGACGCCCATCCAATCGGCTGGACCTTTCCTCTCCTCGCCGTCGGAGGCATGGGCCTGACGATCTGGGCTGGTCGTCACGGGCAGGAGGTCGCTTCTTTCGGCGGGTCATCGCTGTTGATCATCGGCCTCCTTGCCGCGACGGCCTGGGGTGTGTATCCCAATTTGCTGACGGCAACCGGTGGGGCTTCAGTGAACAGTTTGACGATCGACAATGCGGCGGCCTCGCCCCATGGTTTGACCGTCGGGCTTGGGTGGTTTTGCGTGGGGATCGTGCTGGTGGCGCTGTATTCGGTCTCCGTCCACCGAATGTTCTGGGGAAAAGTTCCGCAGCGGGATCTCGCAAGCGATCGGAGATAA